One stretch of Siphonobacter curvatus DNA includes these proteins:
- a CDS encoding DUF983 domain-containing protein has product MKRSQLQGMVLAKCPHCRQGNLFKYPFWNVKKFDQMYTFCPHCGQRYENEPGFFIGATYVSYALSVGIVLGTAIVLFNFFGDPSAFVYISVAIGLMLVTMPFNFRVARVIYIYLFSGIEYEENPRMITREKEV; this is encoded by the coding sequence ATGAAACGAAGTCAATTGCAGGGAATGGTACTCGCGAAATGTCCCCATTGCCGACAGGGAAATCTGTTTAAATACCCGTTCTGGAACGTAAAAAAATTCGATCAGATGTACACGTTTTGTCCACACTGTGGTCAGCGATACGAGAACGAACCCGGCTTTTTTATTGGAGCGACGTATGTCAGTTATGCCCTCTCCGTGGGCATTGTGCTGGGTACAGCCATCGTTCTTTTTAACTTCTTTGGGGACCCCTCCGCCTTTGTTTACATATCCGTAGCCATTGGCTTAATGCTGGTGACTATGCCTTTTAACTTTAGAGTAGCCCGCGTGATTTACATTTACTTATTCTCAGGCATTGAATACGAGGAAAATCCCCGCATGATTACCCGGGAAAAGGAAGTGTAG
- a CDS encoding type I glyceraldehyde-3-phosphate dehydrogenase, translated as MKKIAINGFGRIGRAALKVIFETTDLELVGINDLMSIENAAYLLKYDTNYGKYEKAVAVEGDTILIDGKAIKYTSIRDIENLPWKELEAEVIIESTGIFTSQAAADQHLAAGAKFVVISGPTKDTPTVVHGVNTEAGKVAVFSCASCTTNNISPVIEILGRRLGIKKAILNTTHAYTASQTLVDAPSKREPRMGRAAANNLAPAATGAAIATTKALPQYAGKFDGIAVRVPVAVGSISDITFIAERPTSVEEINQILTEEAATPRYEKVLAVTDEPLVSSDIVKSPFAATVDLEMTRVVDGDLVKVMAWYDNEWGFTNQMIRQIQSL; from the coding sequence ATGAAAAAAATAGCCATTAACGGTTTTGGACGTATCGGCCGGGCCGCTCTAAAAGTAATCTTTGAAACCACTGATCTGGAACTGGTAGGGATCAATGACCTCATGAGCATTGAAAACGCTGCCTATCTACTAAAATACGATACGAATTACGGTAAATACGAAAAAGCAGTCGCCGTCGAGGGAGATACGATCCTAATTGATGGTAAAGCCATTAAGTATACCAGCATCCGGGATATTGAAAACCTGCCCTGGAAAGAACTGGAAGCCGAAGTAATCATTGAAAGCACGGGGATTTTTACCTCACAGGCCGCGGCAGATCAACACCTCGCGGCCGGAGCGAAATTCGTGGTCATCTCAGGTCCGACGAAAGACACACCCACGGTGGTACACGGCGTGAATACCGAAGCAGGGAAAGTCGCCGTATTCTCCTGTGCGAGCTGTACCACTAACAATATCAGTCCCGTAATCGAAATACTGGGCCGTAGACTGGGTATTAAAAAAGCAATCCTGAACACGACGCACGCGTATACGGCCTCCCAGACGCTAGTGGATGCTCCCTCCAAACGCGAACCCCGCATGGGACGGGCAGCGGCTAATAACCTGGCCCCGGCGGCTACCGGTGCCGCCATTGCCACCACGAAAGCCTTACCACAGTACGCCGGGAAGTTCGACGGCATTGCCGTACGCGTACCCGTAGCCGTTGGCTCCATATCGGACATTACGTTTATTGCCGAACGCCCGACCAGCGTTGAGGAGATCAATCAGATTCTGACCGAAGAAGCGGCTACGCCCCGGTACGAAAAAGTCCTCGCCGTTACGGATGAACCCCTGGTTTCCAGTGACATCGTCAAAAGCCCCTTTGCGGCAACGGTTGATCTGGAGATGACGCGGGTAGTGGATGGCGATCTGGTCAAAGTTATGGCGTGGTACGACAATGAATGGGGATTCACCAACCAGATGATCCGACAAATTCAGTCCCTGTAG
- the hisS gene encoding histidine--tRNA ligase, translating into MQKPSLPRGTRDFGPEQMVKRNFIFDTIRRTFQKYGFQPLETPTLENLSVLMGKYGEEGDQLLFKVLNSGNFLDKIETADVEEGYKKLTPKIAEKGLRYDLTVPFARYVVMNRGELTFPFKRYQLQPVWRADRPQKGRYREFYQCDADIVGTDSLLCETEIVAMLHEIFAGLSINDFTIKINNRKILSGIAEVIGVAGKEAALFVAIDKLDKVGKEKVEEELSEKGLSDASIKKLQPLFAPMTSNRETFENLKDWLQNSQIGMKGVQELETLWRMIRTMGISDKKIQLDITLARGLSYYTGAIFEVKAGGVQIGSISGGGRYDNLTAAFGVPNLSGVGISLGVDRIYDVMEELQLFPENQSVTTKLLFANFDAAGETYSLPLLQKARQAGINAELYPESSKLKKQLDYADRKKIPFVVLIGSEEIASGQLTLKNMTTGEQQKVTAEALIDLLK; encoded by the coding sequence ATACAAAAACCAAGCTTACCCCGCGGCACCCGCGACTTCGGTCCGGAGCAAATGGTGAAACGAAACTTCATTTTCGATACCATCCGCCGCACGTTCCAGAAATACGGATTTCAACCCCTCGAAACGCCCACGCTGGAAAACCTGTCGGTACTGATGGGTAAATACGGCGAAGAAGGGGACCAGTTACTCTTCAAAGTCCTGAATTCCGGTAATTTCCTGGATAAAATTGAAACGGCTGATGTGGAAGAAGGCTACAAAAAACTGACGCCTAAAATCGCCGAAAAAGGGCTTCGCTACGACCTGACCGTACCGTTTGCCCGCTACGTTGTGATGAACCGCGGCGAGCTGACGTTTCCCTTTAAACGCTACCAGTTGCAACCCGTCTGGCGGGCCGATCGACCCCAAAAAGGCCGGTACCGCGAATTTTACCAGTGCGATGCGGATATTGTCGGTACGGATTCCCTGCTTTGCGAAACGGAAATCGTAGCCATGTTACACGAAATTTTCGCGGGATTATCCATTAACGATTTCACGATCAAAATCAATAACCGGAAGATTCTCAGCGGGATTGCCGAAGTGATTGGGGTGGCCGGTAAAGAAGCTGCTCTGTTTGTAGCCATCGACAAACTTGATAAAGTCGGAAAGGAAAAGGTAGAGGAGGAGCTAAGCGAGAAAGGCCTTTCGGATGCCTCCATCAAAAAGCTACAGCCGCTGTTTGCCCCGATGACTTCGAATCGCGAAACCTTCGAGAACCTGAAAGACTGGTTACAGAACTCGCAGATAGGCATGAAGGGTGTGCAGGAGCTGGAAACGCTCTGGCGGATGATTCGGACGATGGGAATTTCGGACAAAAAAATTCAGCTTGACATTACGCTCGCCCGTGGACTTAGCTATTATACCGGAGCCATTTTTGAAGTAAAAGCGGGCGGCGTGCAGATCGGCAGTATCTCCGGCGGGGGTCGGTACGATAACCTGACGGCAGCTTTTGGGGTACCCAACCTGTCAGGAGTAGGAATTTCACTGGGTGTGGATCGGATTTACGACGTGATGGAAGAACTACAGCTTTTCCCGGAAAATCAGAGCGTAACCACGAAGCTACTCTTTGCCAATTTCGATGCTGCGGGCGAAACCTACTCGCTGCCGCTGTTGCAAAAAGCCCGGCAGGCGGGCATCAATGCCGAATTGTATCCCGAGTCGTCCAAACTGAAGAAGCAGCTCGATTACGCCGACCGGAAAAAGATTCCTTTCGTGGTACTGATCGGTTCGGAGGAAATCGCCTCTGGTCAGTTAACGCTGAAAAACATGACGACGGGCGAGCAGCAGAAAGTAACCGCTGAGGCCTTGATTGACTTACTAAAGTAA
- a CDS encoding helix-turn-helix domain-containing protein has translation MDTFSFFSGIARESVIHLPESIQKSLTGLFEQLLEKQQESVPQRSDLLKVLLLQIFFAVEAHAATKTTLPITNYNYVILKNYQKLIDRNFMTLRLPMAYARLLYITPNHLNALCKEHLGMQAGELIRNRILLEAKRLLMNFGMNISEIAYALNFSDNSYFTKFFKKYTGTTPEEFRKRNT, from the coding sequence TTGGACACCTTTTCTTTTTTCAGTGGAATCGCCCGAGAGAGCGTTATTCATCTGCCCGAATCTATTCAGAAATCGCTGACTGGTCTGTTTGAGCAACTTCTAGAAAAGCAGCAGGAATCTGTACCGCAGCGGTCGGATCTTCTAAAGGTACTTTTATTACAGATTTTCTTCGCCGTCGAAGCACACGCGGCGACCAAAACGACCCTTCCGATTACTAACTATAACTACGTCATTCTCAAGAATTATCAGAAGTTGATTGACCGGAATTTTATGACGCTGCGTCTGCCCATGGCGTACGCCCGGCTACTGTATATCACGCCCAATCATTTGAATGCCCTGTGTAAGGAACACCTGGGGATGCAGGCCGGAGAGCTCATCCGGAACCGAATTTTACTCGAAGCAAAACGTCTGCTGATGAACTTTGGAATGAACATATCGGAAATCGCCTATGCCTTAAATTTTAGCGATAATTCCTACTTTACTAAGTTTTTCAAAAAATACACGGGAACGACTCCCGAAGAATTCCGTAAACGTAATACCTAA
- the pgi gene encoding glucose-6-phosphate isomerase produces MLKSIPFTQNPAYAKLLAHFEATQSVQIKDLFAEDTERFNRFSTRFEDILLDYSKNRITEETKQLLLELAQGAELKDAIEQLFTGQKINATEDRAVLHVALRNRSNTPIEVDGADVMPEVNAVLDKMKTFSEKVISGEWKGYTGQVITDVVNIGIGGSDLGPVMVTEALKPYKNHLNLHFVSNVDGTHIAETLKAVNPETTLFLIASKTFTTQETMTNAHTARTWLLDAAGDDSAVAKHFVAISTNEKEVSKFGIDTENMFVFWDWVGGRYSLWSAIGLSIILSVGYENFVELLEGAHAMDNHFRTAAFEENIPVTLALLGIWYNNFYGAQTQVILPYDQYLHRFAAYFQQGDMESNGKYVGRDGQPVDYQTGPIIWGEPGTNGQHAFYQLIHQGTKLIPADFIAPAISHNPIGEHHKILLSNFFAQTEALMNGKTAEEVIAEFQSKNVSPEVYESLVAFKVFEGNRPTNSFLVKSITPRTLGSLIAAYEHKIFVQGVIWNIYSFDQWGVELGKQLASKIYPELQNDEPVNDHDGSTNGLINAYKAWR; encoded by the coding sequence ATGCTGAAGTCTATTCCATTTACTCAGAATCCTGCTTACGCAAAGCTTCTTGCTCATTTTGAGGCTACTCAATCCGTCCAGATTAAAGACTTATTTGCGGAAGATACCGAACGGTTCAATCGTTTTTCGACTCGTTTTGAAGACATCCTGCTCGATTACTCCAAAAACCGGATCACGGAAGAAACGAAACAGTTATTACTGGAACTAGCTCAGGGAGCCGAGCTGAAAGATGCCATCGAGCAGCTGTTCACCGGCCAGAAAATCAACGCGACCGAAGATCGGGCCGTACTCCACGTAGCCCTACGGAATCGCTCGAATACACCTATTGAAGTGGACGGTGCGGATGTGATGCCCGAGGTGAATGCCGTATTGGATAAAATGAAAACGTTCTCCGAAAAAGTTATTTCCGGCGAATGGAAAGGCTATACGGGCCAGGTCATTACAGATGTGGTGAACATTGGTATTGGTGGCTCGGATCTGGGTCCGGTGATGGTGACGGAGGCTCTGAAACCTTACAAAAATCACCTGAATCTGCATTTCGTATCCAACGTCGATGGTACGCACATTGCCGAAACGTTGAAAGCCGTTAATCCCGAAACAACCTTGTTTCTAATTGCGTCCAAGACGTTCACGACGCAGGAAACCATGACCAACGCTCACACGGCCCGTACCTGGTTGCTGGATGCGGCTGGTGATGATTCCGCCGTAGCGAAACACTTCGTAGCCATTTCAACCAACGAAAAAGAAGTCAGCAAATTTGGTATCGATACCGAAAATATGTTCGTCTTCTGGGATTGGGTAGGTGGTCGGTACTCACTCTGGTCGGCGATTGGTTTGTCGATCATTCTGAGCGTAGGTTACGAAAATTTCGTGGAATTGCTCGAAGGGGCTCACGCCATGGATAACCATTTTCGGACGGCTGCTTTTGAAGAAAACATTCCCGTAACGCTGGCTTTGCTGGGGATCTGGTATAACAACTTCTACGGTGCCCAGACGCAGGTTATTTTGCCCTACGATCAGTACCTGCACCGATTTGCGGCGTACTTCCAGCAGGGCGATATGGAATCGAACGGCAAGTACGTTGGTCGGGACGGTCAGCCCGTGGATTATCAGACAGGCCCTATCATCTGGGGTGAACCCGGCACGAACGGTCAGCACGCCTTTTATCAACTCATTCACCAGGGTACGAAACTGATTCCGGCGGACTTTATTGCTCCGGCGATTAGTCACAATCCCATTGGTGAACACCATAAGATTCTGCTTTCCAACTTCTTCGCTCAGACGGAAGCGTTAATGAACGGTAAAACTGCCGAAGAAGTCATCGCCGAATTCCAGTCGAAAAACGTAAGTCCAGAAGTATACGAGTCGCTGGTGGCCTTTAAAGTATTTGAAGGTAACCGTCCGACGAACTCCTTTCTGGTTAAATCCATTACCCCCCGTACGCTGGGTAGCCTGATTGCTGCCTACGAACACAAGATTTTTGTACAGGGCGTTATCTGGAATATCTACAGCTTCGATCAGTGGGGTGTGGAACTGGGCAAGCAACTGGCCAGCAAAATCTATCCTGAACTGCAAAACGATGAGCCGGTCAACGATCACGATGGATCGACCAACGGCCTCATCAACGCTTATAAAGCCTGGCGTTAG
- a CDS encoding helix-turn-helix domain-containing protein: protein MTFENDTNERIRVYELNPSNSPLVFEGRATDLTFIWNTGERLDLTVDKVLYRLARNQIIFLTEFHHIDSVELESARMVRFNQPFYCIINHDNEVGSKGFLFFGASGIPIISIDEAMLWEFDISWQLFEAEMQRTEILKKDMLQSMLKRMLILSARILRKSTDFHKLEKGQSDLIREFNYLVERHFTEHHDVAFYASQLNKSPKTISNVFSVVSSRGPQHIIHDRIMMHARRQIGYTNLSIKEIAYELGYEDIHSFSRFFKKKEGISPLQYREKFLANTTSEGKIATTSGIYA from the coding sequence ATGACCTTCGAAAACGACACCAACGAGCGTATACGCGTGTATGAACTCAATCCAAGCAATAGCCCATTGGTTTTTGAGGGCCGAGCGACGGATTTAACATTTATCTGGAATACCGGAGAACGACTGGATCTGACCGTTGATAAAGTCCTCTATCGCCTCGCTCGAAATCAGATCATTTTCCTGACCGAATTTCATCACATCGATAGCGTCGAGCTGGAATCTGCCCGTATGGTTCGGTTCAACCAACCCTTTTACTGCATCATCAATCATGATAATGAAGTAGGCAGCAAAGGCTTTCTCTTTTTTGGGGCTTCAGGAATACCCATTATCTCCATTGATGAAGCAATGCTTTGGGAATTTGACATCTCCTGGCAATTATTTGAAGCCGAGATGCAACGAACCGAAATTCTGAAGAAAGATATGCTACAGTCCATGCTCAAACGGATGCTCATTCTTTCGGCTCGTATCCTGCGAAAATCTACCGACTTCCATAAATTGGAAAAAGGGCAAAGCGATCTCATACGCGAATTCAACTACTTGGTGGAAAGACATTTTACCGAGCATCACGACGTGGCGTTTTACGCTTCTCAACTCAACAAGTCGCCCAAGACCATTTCGAATGTCTTTTCCGTGGTTTCCAGCCGGGGACCGCAACATATCATTCACGACCGCATTATGATGCACGCCCGGCGACAGATTGGCTATACGAACCTTTCCATCAAGGAAATTGCCTACGAGCTTGGCTACGAGGACATTCATTCCTTCAGCCGCTTTTTCAAGAAAAAAGAAGGCATCTCCCCCCTTCAGTATCGGGAAAAATTTTTAGCGAATACAACCTCGGAAGGAAAGATTGCTACCACCTCAGGAATCTATGCCTAA
- a CDS encoding peroxiredoxin has protein sequence MSLRLGDIAPDFEADTTQGHIRFHEWLGDKWGLLFSHPADFTPVCTTELGKTALLKGDFEKRGVKVIAVSVDDLDSHNRWTPDIAEVSGTEVNFPIIADSDRKVAELYDMIHPNASEKATVRSVFVIGPDKKIKLTLTYPASTGRNFQEILRVIDSLQLTANYQVATPADWKDGEDVIVTPAVSNDALAEKFPKGVTHVKPYLRVTPQPNK, from the coding sequence ATGTCCTTACGACTTGGAGACATCGCACCCGATTTTGAAGCAGATACCACTCAGGGCCACATCCGTTTTCACGAATGGCTGGGCGATAAATGGGGCTTACTCTTTTCACACCCCGCTGACTTTACGCCTGTATGTACGACGGAGCTTGGTAAAACCGCTCTGCTGAAAGGTGATTTCGAAAAACGTGGCGTGAAAGTGATTGCTGTATCGGTCGATGATCTGGATTCTCACAACCGCTGGACGCCTGATATTGCCGAAGTAAGTGGTACGGAAGTCAATTTCCCCATCATCGCCGATTCGGACCGTAAAGTCGCTGAACTGTACGACATGATTCACCCGAATGCCAGCGAAAAAGCCACGGTTCGTTCGGTGTTTGTCATTGGACCCGATAAGAAAATCAAACTGACCCTGACCTACCCCGCCTCCACGGGACGTAATTTCCAGGAGATTCTACGGGTGATTGATTCCCTGCAACTCACGGCCAATTATCAGGTAGCCACACCGGCCGACTGGAAAGACGGCGAAGATGTCATTGTAACGCCTGCCGTTTCCAATGATGCTCTGGCAGAGAAATTTCCGAAAGGCGTTACGCACGTAAAACCCTACCTGCGTGTTACGCCGCAGCCGAATAAATAA
- a CDS encoding pyridoxamine 5'-phosphate oxidase family protein — translation MNYAALAFTDGIKAIQERMGSRNAYERMERMTFTEGLTAVERNFIGQLDSFYLASSGANGFPYIQHRGGPKGFIKVLDDQTIGIVDFSGNRQYISVGNIEHNSKVSLMLLSYPLRARLKLYAEAEIVEIRNNPELFTLLKPEDYKFKPERLLLFHIKAYDWNCPQHITPRYTLEELEKVNQPKDQYIQQLEREIKVLRAKLSDS, via the coding sequence ATGAATTACGCAGCACTTGCCTTTACCGATGGCATCAAAGCAATCCAGGAACGCATGGGGAGTCGCAATGCCTACGAGCGGATGGAAAGAATGACCTTCACGGAAGGCTTGACCGCCGTTGAGCGTAACTTCATCGGTCAGCTGGATAGCTTTTACTTGGCTTCTTCGGGAGCGAACGGATTTCCCTATATACAGCACCGGGGTGGACCGAAGGGTTTTATTAAGGTACTTGATGATCAAACGATCGGTATCGTGGATTTTAGCGGAAACCGGCAGTACATTTCAGTCGGTAACATTGAACACAATTCGAAGGTATCGCTGATGTTGCTCTCCTATCCGCTACGGGCTCGTTTGAAGTTATACGCGGAGGCCGAAATCGTGGAAATCCGCAATAACCCGGAGCTTTTTACATTACTCAAACCCGAGGATTATAAATTCAAACCCGAACGGTTACTGCTGTTTCACATTAAAGCCTACGATTGGAATTGTCCGCAGCACATTACGCCTCGGTACACGTTGGAGGAACTGGAGAAGGTGAATCAACCCAAAGATCAGTACATTCAGCAGTTGGAGCGGGAAATTAAAGTATTGCGGGCAAAACTCAGCGATTCGTAA
- a CDS encoding AraC family ligand binding domain-containing protein translates to MKQSTESFAIPMVNIYSLAEYRPEDFLIKRFAEYVQEHKNLRLLHRHDFYHLVLFTKGAGSHAIDFESFPVLPFQIYFMIPGQVHSWDFTGKVEGYVINFSSTFFQPFCCVRIIWTPFLFSVESPERALFICPNLFRNR, encoded by the coding sequence ATGAAACAGTCAACCGAATCCTTCGCCATTCCCATGGTTAACATCTATTCTTTAGCCGAGTACCGGCCGGAGGATTTTTTAATCAAGCGGTTTGCGGAATATGTACAGGAGCATAAAAACTTGCGGCTGCTGCATCGTCACGATTTTTACCATTTGGTTCTGTTTACGAAAGGAGCGGGGAGTCACGCCATTGACTTTGAAAGCTTTCCAGTACTGCCTTTTCAGATTTACTTTATGATTCCGGGGCAGGTGCATTCCTGGGATTTTACGGGAAAGGTAGAAGGCTACGTAATTAACTTTTCCAGTACCTTTTTTCAACCTTTCTGTTGCGTCCGGATTATTTGGACACCTTTTCTTTTTTCAGTGGAATCGCCCGAGAGAGCGTTATTCATCTGCCCGAATCTATTCAGAAATCGCTGA
- a CDS encoding 3-keto-disaccharide hydrolase, with product MQIAQKLTLTLCLSVAALGFTSAQDQRAVKKNYLVKPEETEFWDPEVPTVTPGQSYGLPPSDAIILFDGKNLDNWVTVKDGSPAKWEVKDGAFSVVKGAGNISTKQDFQDYQLHIEWRSPNEPETLKSQGKGNSGIFMQGMYEVQVLNSYKNRSYRNGQAGSIYKQTPPMINPIRPMGEWNTYDIIYTAPRFNQNGGVETPPYVTVIFNGIIVQNHTKIQGSTEYIGAPKNVPHGKGPISLQDHGNAVSFRNVWIREL from the coding sequence ATGCAGATCGCTCAAAAGCTAACTCTCACGCTGTGCTTATCAGTCGCAGCACTGGGCTTTACCTCGGCTCAGGACCAACGAGCTGTCAAGAAAAACTATCTCGTTAAACCGGAAGAAACGGAATTCTGGGATCCCGAAGTCCCAACGGTTACGCCCGGTCAGTCCTACGGCTTGCCCCCCTCGGATGCCATCATTCTGTTTGATGGTAAAAACCTCGACAACTGGGTTACCGTAAAAGACGGCAGCCCTGCCAAATGGGAAGTGAAAGACGGAGCCTTCTCAGTAGTGAAAGGAGCGGGTAACATTTCAACCAAACAGGATTTTCAGGATTACCAACTGCACATTGAGTGGCGTTCGCCCAACGAGCCCGAGACGCTGAAGAGCCAGGGCAAAGGGAACAGCGGTATTTTTATGCAGGGTATGTACGAAGTACAGGTACTCAACAGCTACAAGAACCGCTCGTACCGCAACGGTCAGGCCGGATCGATCTACAAACAAACGCCCCCGATGATCAACCCGATTCGTCCGATGGGTGAATGGAATACGTACGATATCATCTATACGGCTCCCCGCTTTAACCAGAATGGTGGTGTGGAAACCCCTCCGTACGTAACGGTCATTTTCAACGGAATCATCGTTCAGAACCATACCAAGATTCAGGGTTCGACGGAGTACATCGGTGCTCCGAAAAACGTTCCCCACGGCAAAGGCCCGATCAGTTTACAGGACCACGGCAATGCGGTAAGCTTCCGTAACGTTTGGATCCGCGAAC
- a CDS encoding carbon-nitrogen hydrolase family protein, whose product MLNVIKVGVVQATPVLFDLDRSVEVVLSWIKKGAEQNCELLLFPESFLPAYPRGLTFEAMIGRRTEKGRETWLDYWKNSPEVDSEAIRRIQQAVQAAGIMVGLGITEKDPIGGSLHCTLLYIGSDGRILGKHRKLKPTGLERFIWGESDGSSLITLDTRLGKIGGLICWENYMPLARMALYQKGIEIYLAPTADSRESWQSTMQHIALEGRCFVLACNQFVRKSDYPERYQAELSQEPEIMSAGGSVILSPMGEILAGPLWNQEGLLTAELDFATLAKSKLDFDCVGHYSRPDVFQLTVTGQPDTQKVDR is encoded by the coding sequence ATGCTGAACGTAATAAAAGTAGGCGTAGTACAGGCCACTCCCGTTTTGTTTGACCTGGATCGGAGTGTCGAAGTCGTCCTTAGCTGGATTAAAAAGGGTGCCGAGCAAAATTGCGAACTACTGCTGTTTCCGGAATCTTTTCTTCCGGCGTATCCCAGGGGACTCACGTTCGAGGCGATGATTGGCCGTCGTACGGAAAAAGGTCGGGAAACCTGGCTCGATTACTGGAAAAACAGTCCCGAAGTTGATTCGGAGGCCATTCGACGCATCCAGCAAGCGGTGCAGGCGGCTGGAATCATGGTGGGGCTGGGCATTACGGAGAAGGACCCCATCGGCGGATCGCTGCACTGTACGCTTCTCTACATCGGAAGCGACGGAAGGATTCTGGGCAAACATCGCAAACTCAAACCCACGGGACTGGAGCGGTTCATTTGGGGCGAAAGCGACGGAAGTTCCCTGATTACGCTCGATACACGTCTGGGAAAAATAGGTGGACTGATTTGCTGGGAAAACTACATGCCCCTGGCCCGAATGGCATTGTATCAGAAAGGGATCGAAATTTACCTGGCTCCCACCGCCGATTCGCGGGAATCCTGGCAGTCCACTATGCAGCATATTGCCCTTGAAGGGCGTTGTTTCGTGCTAGCCTGCAATCAATTTGTACGTAAAAGCGACTACCCCGAACGCTATCAGGCCGAGCTGAGTCAGGAGCCCGAGATCATGAGTGCAGGTGGCAGTGTGATTCTTTCACCGATGGGAGAAATACTCGCGGGGCCGCTTTGGAATCAGGAAGGATTGCTGACCGCTGAGCTGGATTTTGCAACCCTTGCCAAGAGTAAGCTGGATTTTGACTGCGTGGGTCACTATTCGCGTCCGGATGTGTTTCAGCTTACGGTGACTGGTCAGCCCGATACCCAGAAAGTGGATCGGTAA
- a CDS encoding glycoside hydrolase family 25 protein: protein MPAPVKRRSPFNVKLLLALSLLCIGLIATFLYFRYRNPTQIEWDYSRTASIRIPTEYPVHGIDVSKHQGKIDWGVIRESALADEARLEFVFIKATEGISIQDKRFKNNYSSARQTGLRVGAYHFFIPWRDPVPQADNFIETVQLKSGDLPPVLDVESSHPLKSDERTIRDIRTWLELVEKEYGVKPIIYTNRRFYQKFIRGNFDEYPLWLAHYSSEQLAGDISGKVWFWQYSELGQLKGIKGKVDYNAFLGDLSELEQICLP, encoded by the coding sequence ATGCCTGCTCCAGTCAAACGCCGCTCACCGTTCAACGTAAAATTGCTCCTCGCTCTCAGTCTCCTGTGCATTGGGCTGATTGCCACTTTTCTGTATTTCCGGTATCGCAATCCTACGCAAATTGAATGGGATTACTCCCGAACCGCCAGCATTCGTATTCCCACGGAATATCCCGTCCACGGTATTGACGTCTCCAAGCATCAGGGAAAAATTGATTGGGGTGTGATTCGGGAGTCGGCTCTGGCGGACGAGGCTCGTCTGGAATTCGTATTTATCAAAGCCACTGAAGGCATTTCCATTCAGGACAAACGCTTCAAAAACAATTACAGCAGTGCCCGCCAGACGGGATTACGCGTCGGAGCATATCACTTTTTCATCCCCTGGCGGGACCCGGTTCCGCAGGCCGATAATTTCATCGAAACGGTACAGTTAAAATCGGGGGATTTGCCGCCAGTACTGGACGTCGAATCCTCACATCCGCTGAAATCGGACGAACGGACCATCCGCGATATTCGTACCTGGCTGGAGTTAGTCGAAAAGGAATACGGCGTCAAACCCATCATTTACACCAATCGCCGCTTTTACCAGAAATTCATTCGGGGTAATTTCGACGAATATCCACTCTGGCTGGCCCACTACTCATCGGAACAACTGGCGGGTGATATTTCCGGGAAAGTCTGGTTCTGGCAGTATTCCGAACTCGGTCAGTTGAAAGGCATCAAGGGAAAGGTCGATTACAACGCCTTTCTGGGAGATCTGAGCGAGCTGGAGCAAATCTGCCTTCCCTAG